A region of Arvicanthis niloticus isolate mArvNil1 chromosome 18, mArvNil1.pat.X, whole genome shotgun sequence DNA encodes the following proteins:
- the Aars1 gene encoding alanine--tRNA ligase, cytoplasmic — translation MDSTLTAREIRERFINFFKRNEHTYVHSSATIPLDDPTLLFANAGMNQFKPIFLNTIDPSHPMAKLSRAANTQKCIRAGGKHNDLDDVGKDVYHHTFFEMLGSWSFGDYFKELACKMALELLTQEFGIPVERLYVTYFGGDEAAGLEPDLECRQIWENLGLDEARILPGNMKDNFWEMGDTGPCGPCSEIHYDRIGGRDAAHLVNQDDPNVLEIWNLVFIQYNRESDGVLKPLPKKSIDTGMGLERLVSVLQNKMSNYDTDLFVPYFEAIQKGTGARPYTGKVGAEDADGIDMAYRVLADHARTITVALADGGRPDNTGRGYVLRRILRRAVRYSHEKLNASRGFFATLVDVVVQSLGDAFPELKKDPDMVKDIINEEEVQFLKTLSRGRRILDRKIQSLGDCKTIPGDTAWLLYDTYGFPVDLTGLIAEEKGLVVDMDGFEEERKLAQLKSQGKGAGGEDLIMLDIYAIEELRAQGLEATDDSPKYNYHSDSSGSYVFECTVATVLALRREKMFVDEVVTGQECGVVLDKTCFYAEQGGQIYDEGYLVKIDDSSEDKTEFTVKNAQVRGGYVLHIGTIYGNLKVGDQVRLFIDEPRRRPVMSNHTATHILNFALRSVLGEADQKGSLVAPDRLRFDFTAKGAMSTQQIKKAEEIVNGMIEAAKPVYTQDCPLAAAKAIQGLRAVFDETYPDPVRVVSIGVPVSELLDDPSGPAGSLTSVEFCGGTHLRNSSHAGAFVIVTEEAIAKGIRRIVAVTGAEAQKALRKSETLQKSLSDMEAKVKAQTAPNKDVQKEIADLGEALATAIIPQWQKDEQRETLKSLKKVMDDLDRASKADVQKRVLEKTKQLIDSNPNQPLVILEMESGASAKALNEALKLFKTHSPQTSAMLFTVDNEAGKITCLCQVPQNAANRGLKASEWVQQVSGLMDGKGGGKDVSAQATGKNVGCLQEALQLATSFAQLRLGDVKN, via the exons ATGGACTCCACTCTAACAGCACGAGAGATCCGAGAGCGGTTTATAAATTTCTTCAAACGAAATGAGCACACCTATGTCCACTCGTCCGCCACCATCCCTCTGGATGACCCCACTTTGCTCTTTGCCAACGCAGGCATGAACCAG ttcaAACCCATCTTCCTAAATACAATAGACCCATCTCACCCTATGGCAAAGCTGAGCAGAGCTGCCAACACCCAGAAATGCATCCGCGCTGGGGGCAAACACAATGACCTGGATGACGTGGGCAAAGATGTCTACCACCACACCTTCTTTGAGATGTTGGGCTCCTGGTCTTTTGGGGACTATTTCAAG GAATTGGCATGTAAGATGGCCCTGGAACTTCTTACCCAGGAGTTTGGTATTCCAGTTGAAAGACTCTATGTCACTTACTTCGGTGGGGATGAAGCAGCTGGCCTAGAGCCAGATCTGGAGTGTAGACAGATCTGGGAAAATTTAGG ACTGGATGAAGCCAGAATCCTCCCTGGCAACATGAAGGACAACTTCTGGGAGATGGGTGATACGGGCCCCTGTGGTCCCTGCAGTGAGATCCACTATGACCGAATTGGTGGTAGGGACGCTGCACACCTTGTCAACCAGGATGACCCCAACGTGCTGGAGATCTGGAACCTCGTGTTCATCCAGTATAACAG GGAATCCGATGGTGTTCTGAAACCTCTTCCCAAGAAAAGCATCGACACAGGAATGGGCCTAGAGAGACTTGTGTCTGTGCTACAGAACAAGATGTCCAACTATGACACTGACCTCTTTGTCCCTTACTTCGAAGCCATTCAGAAG GGTACAGGCGCCCGGCCGTATACTGGGAAGGTCGGTGCTGAGGATGCTGATGGAATCGACATGGCCTACAGGGTTCTGGCTGACCACGCCCGGACCATCACTGTGGCGCTGGCTGATGGCGGCCGTCCTGACAACACAGGACGGGG GTATGTGCTGAGACGGATCCTTCGCCGAGCTGTTCGATACTCCCATGAGAAACTGAATGCCAGCAGGGGATTCTTCGCTACAttagttgatgttgttgttcAGTCCCTG GGAGATGCTTTTCCTGAGCTGAAGAAAGACCCAGATATGGTGAAGGACATCATTAATGAGGAAGAGGTACAATTTCTCAAGACTCTCAGCAGAGGACGGCGCATCCTGGACCGAAAAATTCAGAGCTTAGGAGACTGCAAAACCATCCCAG GCGACACTGCTTGGCTCCTCTATGATACGTACGGATTCCCAGTGGATCTCACTGGATTGATTGCTGAAGAGAAGGGCCTGGTGGTAGATATGGATGGCTTTGAAGAAGAGAGGAAACTGGCCCAG CTGAAGTCACAGGGCAAGGGAGCAGGGGGGGAAGACCTCATCATGCTGGACATCTACGCCATTGAAGAGCTCCGGGCGCAGGGCTTGGAGGCCACGGATGATTCTCCCAAGTATAACTACCATTCGGACTCCAGTGGTAGCTATG TGTTTGAGTGCACAGTGGCTACCGTGCTCGCTCTGCGTAGGGAAAAGATGTTTGTGGATGAGGTGGTCACTGGCCAGGAGTGCGGAGTGGTGCTGGACAAGACCTGTTTCTATGCTGAACAAGGAGGGCAGATCTACGACGAAGGCTACTTGGTGAAGATCGACGACAGCAGTGAGGAT AAAACTGAGTTTACAGTGAAGAATGCTCAGGTCCGAGGCGGGTATGTGCTGCACATAGGGACGATATATGGTAACCTGAAAGTGGGGGATCAAGTCCGGCTGTTTATTGACGAG CCTCGGCGGAGACCTGTCATGAGCAACCACACAGCTACACACATCCTGAACTTCGCCTTGCGCTCAGTGCTTGGGGAAGCAGACCAGAAAGGTTCACTGGTTGCGCCCGACCGCCTCCGGTTTGACTTCACTGCCAAGGGCGCCATGTCCACTCAGCAAATCAAGAAGGCTGAGGAGATTGTCAATGGCATGATTGAGGCTGCTAAG CCTGTCTATACCCAGGATTGTCCCCTGGCAGCAGCAAAAGCCATCCAGGGCCTTCGAGCTGTGTTTGATGAGACCTATCCTGACCCTGTGCGAGttgtctccattggggtcccagtgtCAGAACTGCTGGATGACCCCTCTGGACCTGCCGGCTCCCTTACTTCTGTTGAGTTTTGTGGAGGAAC ACATCTACGGAATTCTAGCCATGCAGGAGCTTTCGTGATAGTGACTGAAGAAGCTATTGCCAAGGGTATCCGGAGGATTGTTGCTGTCACAGGTGCTGAAGCCCAGAAG GCTCTCAGGAAGTCAGAAACCTTGCAGAAATCTCTCTCTGACATGGAGGCCAAAGTAAAGGCCCAGACTGCACCCAACAAGGATGTGCAGAAGGAAATTGCTGACCTTGGTGAG GCCCTGGCCACTGCAATCATCCCCCAGTGGCAGAAAGATGAACAACGAGAGACTTTGAAATCCCTGAAGAAAGTCATGGATGACCTAGACCGGGCCAGCAAAGCTGATGTCCAGAAGCGA GTGTTAGAGAAGACAAAGCAGCTGATTGACAGCAACCCCAACCAGCCTCTGGTCATCCTGGAGATGGAGAGTGGCGCGTCAGCCAAG GCCCTGAATGAAGCTTTGAAGCTTTTCAAGACGCATTCTCCTCAGACATCTGCCATGCTGTTCACAGTGGACAATGAGGCCGGCAAGATCACATGCTTATGTCAGGTCCCCCAG AATGCAGCCAACCGGGGGCTGAAAGCCAGCGAGTGGGTCCAGCAGGTTTCAGGCCTGATGGATGGTAAAGGTGGTGGCAAGGATGTGTCTGCCCAGGCCACTGGCAAGAATGTTGGCTGCCTTCAGGAAGCACTGCAGCTGGCTACTTCCTTTGCCCAGCTCCGTCTGGGAGATGTGAAGAACTGA
- the LOC143434980 gene encoding uncharacterized protein LOC143434980 isoform X1 gives MLWKRDPVVCIDTSSLSVWKRGGTALKSPASFRSSTSSMARNQGQAGGLVAALTFLTSLSYADLCILAIPTLGLKSPHPHCNLGLWFISPFILCRTKILKISSAWLRQKSLWLGGPGSGCTTGWVVALLLLGTWVDESKRTPLLISQVPAKSRRTYLSTEVKNTYNTHKTCRNSHLPLAQIKYQTEELDSIRRELSKIKAQVDSLLESLESMEQQRDQHVREAGEESSIGPI, from the exons ATGCTCTGGAAAAGAGACCCAGTTGTCTGCATAGACACTTCATCCCTCTCCGTATGGAAAAGGGGTGGGACCGCCCTTAAGAGCCCGGCATCTTTTCGGAGCTCGACCTCTTCCATGGCTCGCAACCAAGGGCAGGCAGGTGGCTTGGTGGCAGCCTTAACCTTTCTTACTAGCCTCTCATATGCTGACCTCTGCATTCTGGCAATTCCCACGCTAGGATTAAAGTCTCCACACCCACACTGCAACCTTGGGCTCTGGTTTATCTCCCCTTTCATCCTTTGCCGAACAAAGATCCTGAAGATCAGCAGTGCCTGGCTCAGGCAGAAGAGCCTTTGGCTTGGCGGGCCAGGCTCTGGCTGCACAACCGGCTGGGTTGTCGCCCTGCTGCTACTTGGAACCTG GGTGGATGAAAGCAAGAGGACCCCTCTACTCATCAGTCAGGTGCCAGCCAAGAGCCGAAGGACCTATCTAAGTACAGAGGTCAAGAACACCTACAACACTCACAAGACCTGCAGGAACAGTCATCTGCCCCTGGCGCAGATAAAGT ACCAGACTGAGGAGCTGGATTCCATCCGGAGGGAGCTGAGCAAGATCAAAGCCCAGGTGGACAGCCTGTTGGAGAGTCTGGAGTCCATGGAGCAGCAGAGGGACCAGCACGTACGTGAGGCAG GTGAAGAATCAAGCATCGGACCAATATAG
- the Exosc6 gene encoding exosome complex component MTR3 — protein MPGDHRRIRGPEESQPPQLYAAEEDETPAARDPTRLRPVYARAGLLSQAKGSAYLEAGGTKVLCAVSGPRQAEGGERGGGPAGAGGEAPAALRGRLLCDFRRAPFSGRRRRAPQGSGEDRELGLALQEALEPAVRLGRYPRAQLEVSALLLEDGGSALAAALTAAALALADAGVEMYDLVVGCGLSLTPGPSPTWLLDPTRLEEEHSAAGLTVALMPVLNQVAGLLGSGEGGQTESWTDAVRLGLEGCQRLYPVLQQCLVRAARRRGAAAPP, from the coding sequence ATGCCGGGAGACCACCGCCGCATCCGTGGGCCGGAGGAGTCCCAGCCGCCGCAGCTGTACGCGGCCGAAGAAGACGAGACGCCCGCTGCTCGCGACCCGACGCGGCTACGACCGGTGTACGCGCGCGCAGGGTTGCTGAGCCAGGCCAAGGGCTCGGCCTACCTGGAGGCGGGAGGTACCAAGGTGCTGTGCGCCGTGTCGGGTCCGCGGCAGGCGGAGGGCGGCGAGCGCGGCGGCGGCCCTGCGGGAGCGGGCGGTGAAGCCCCCGCTGCCCTTCGGGGTCGCCTGCTCTGCGACTTCCGCCGCGCTCCCTTCTCCGGTCGCCGGCGTCGCGCGCCCCAGGGCAGCGGCGAGGATCGCGAGCTGGGTCTGGCTCTACAGGAGGCTCTGGAGCCCGCGGTACGGCTGGGACGCTACCCTCGTGCACAGCTCGAGGTGTCCGCGCTGCTGCTGGAGGACGGCGGCTCTGCGCTGGCCGCCGCGCTCACCGCTGCTGCGCTCGCCCTGGCCGACGCGGGAGTGGAGATGTATGATCTGGTAGTGGGCTGCGGCCTGAGCCTCACACCGGGACCCTCCCCGACTTGGCTGCTGGACCCCACGCGGCTCGAGGAGGAGCATTCAGCGGCTGGCCTCACGGTGGCGCTCATGCCCGTGCTCAATCAGGTGGCCGGGTTACTGGGCAGTGGGGAAGGCGGTCAGACTGAGAGTTGGACCGATGCGGTGCGCCTGGGCCTGGAAGGCTGCCAGCGCCTCTACCCGGTGCTGCAGCAGTGCTTGGTGCGGGCTGCCCGCCGGAGGGGTGCCGCCGCCCCGCCCTGA
- the LOC143434980 gene encoding uncharacterized protein LOC143434980 isoform X2, with protein sequence MLWKRDPVVCIDTSSLSVWKRGGTALKSPASFRSSTSSMARNQGQAGGLVAALTFLTSLSYADLCILAIPTLGLKSPHPHCNLGLWFISPFILCRTKILKISSAWLRQKSLWLGGPGSGCTTGWVVALLLLGTWVDESKRTPLLISQVPAKSRRTYLSTEVKNTYNTHKTCRNSHLPLAQIKYQTEELDSIRRELSKIKAQVDSLLESLESMEQQRDQHVKNQASDQYSQ encoded by the exons ATGCTCTGGAAAAGAGACCCAGTTGTCTGCATAGACACTTCATCCCTCTCCGTATGGAAAAGGGGTGGGACCGCCCTTAAGAGCCCGGCATCTTTTCGGAGCTCGACCTCTTCCATGGCTCGCAACCAAGGGCAGGCAGGTGGCTTGGTGGCAGCCTTAACCTTTCTTACTAGCCTCTCATATGCTGACCTCTGCATTCTGGCAATTCCCACGCTAGGATTAAAGTCTCCACACCCACACTGCAACCTTGGGCTCTGGTTTATCTCCCCTTTCATCCTTTGCCGAACAAAGATCCTGAAGATCAGCAGTGCCTGGCTCAGGCAGAAGAGCCTTTGGCTTGGCGGGCCAGGCTCTGGCTGCACAACCGGCTGGGTTGTCGCCCTGCTGCTACTTGGAACCTG GGTGGATGAAAGCAAGAGGACCCCTCTACTCATCAGTCAGGTGCCAGCCAAGAGCCGAAGGACCTATCTAAGTACAGAGGTCAAGAACACCTACAACACTCACAAGACCTGCAGGAACAGTCATCTGCCCCTGGCGCAGATAAAGT ACCAGACTGAGGAGCTGGATTCCATCCGGAGGGAGCTGAGCAAGATCAAAGCCCAGGTGGACAGCCTGTTGGAGAGTCTGGAGTCCATGGAGCAGCAGAGGGACCAGCAC GTGAAGAATCAAGCATCGGACCAATATAGCCAGTAG